The Styela clava chromosome 10, kaStyClav1.hap1.2, whole genome shotgun sequence genome window below encodes:
- the LOC144428014 gene encoding sodium- and chloride-dependent betaine transporter-like — protein sequence MGKQLNGKDGSAEKRVITWKKHFDYLFSLLGLMIGLGNVWRFPYLCYKNGGGAFLIAYWVFIIVIIYPLIILEAALGQFTGQSSFKSWHIIPLTKGIGYAVVFLIFYCNVYYPMLLAWSLRWLVASFSAFMPWTTCNNQWNSVKCLPLSQIAADFSKNSTDHLSSNTSSQILYRNFTYVSSVEEFWKNHILETTSDINELGGIKPELLICFTVIWIITYFAIWKGIGWTSKIVYVTATLPLVMIIIVCIRGVTLEGALDGIKVYLKPDITSLTKMELWMDATSQVLYSLGTCTGGLTALSAYNKYNHNFFRDSIILTVANAGASFISGFAIFSVLGFLAHTKNTTVAEVAESGPGLVFVAYPTALSLLPLPQFWIVLFFLTLIFLGYDSLGGKYVLNIFNSYSVSGWCLYFMAFIEMISIGWLYGGDKMLDNIKRMIGFNVPRLWMKITWKYIGPFASLVLMINSLALYEPLKYDQNYVYPVWANALGWMTALNSILCVPILAISCCGKQKELHFWRYPVS from the exons ATGGGCAAACAGTTGAATGGCAAAGATGGAAGCGCCGAAAAAAGAGTTATCACCTGGAAAAAACATTTCGACTACTTATTCAGCTTACTGGGACTCATGATTGGCCTTGGAAATGTATGGAGGTTCCCGTATCTATGCTACAAGAATGGCGGAG gtGCATTTTTGATCGCATACTGGGTGTTTATTATTGTGATTATTTACCCTCTGATAATTCTGGAGGCTGCTCTAGGACAATTTACTGGTCAGAGCTCATTTAAATCTTGGCATATTATTCCACTGACAAAAG GAATTGGATATGCTGTGGTGTTTCTTATATTCTACTGCAATGTATATTATCCAATGCTTTTGGCATGGTCACTAAGATGGCTCGTCGCTAGTTTTTCTGCTTTTATGCCATGGACAACATGTAATAACCAATGGAACTCTGTCAAATGTCTGCCCTTGTCACAAATTGCAGCCGACTTTTCCAAG AATTCGACTGATCATCTTTCATCCAACACAAGCTCTCAAATTTTGTACCGTAACTTCACATACGTTTCGTCAGTTGAAGAATTTTGGAA AAACCATATTCTTGAAACAACGTCTGACATCAATGAACTCGGAGGAATTAAACCTGAATTACTTATTTGCTTCACTGTCATTTGGATTATAACATATTTTGCAATTTGGAAAGGGATAGGATGGACGAGCAAG ATTGTCTATGTCACAGCCACCCTACCGCTGGTTATGATTATCATAGTGTGTATTCGTGGTGTAACTTTGGAAGGAGCGCTGGACGGAATAAAAGTTTATCTCAAGCCAGATATCACCAGCCTGACAAAGATGGAG CTCTGGATGGATGCAACTTCTCAAGTTCTATATTCTCTCGGAACGTGTACTGGAGGACTTACAGCTCTCAGCGCTTACAATAAATATAATCATAACTTTTTCAG AGACTCCATAATATTGACAGTAGCAAATGCGGGGGCAAGTTTTATATCAGGATTTGCCATTTTTTCAGTACTAGGATTTTTGGCTCACACGAAG AACACGACCGTCGCTGAAGTTGCTGAATCTGGACCAGGACTAGTATTTGTTGCATATCCCACAGCGCTCTCCTTGCTTCCACTGCCTCAGTTTTGgattgtattattttttctcACATTGATATTCTTGGGATACGATAGTTTG GGTGGAAAATACGTATTGAACATTTTCAACTCATACTCGGTCAGTGGATGGTGCTTGTATTTCATGGCGTTCATTGAGATGATATCTATTGGTTGGCTATATGGAGGAGACAAAATgcttgataatataaaacgtaTGATCGGATTTAATGTGCCCCGATTGTGGATGAAAATTACATGGAAGTACATCGGACCATTTGCAAGCTTG GTATTGATGATCAATTCATTAGCATTATACGAACCTCTTAAATACGACCAAAACTATGTGTATCCCGTTTGGGCGAACGCATTGGGATGGATGACTGCACTCAATTCCATATTGTGCGTTCCAATCTTGGCAATTTCGTGCTGTGGAAAGCAAAAGGAACTACATTTCTGGAG ATACCCAGTGTCTTGA